A window of Acinonyx jubatus isolate Ajub_Pintada_27869175 chromosome E4, VMU_Ajub_asm_v1.0, whole genome shotgun sequence contains these coding sequences:
- the CE4H1orf202 gene encoding uncharacterized LOC122455338 homolog yields MEDARPGWPRRGGGGAQHGPAEGSARLKRGDADDGGAGCWCWRRLFRRGAARGWRRKAKRARGRAVSERGLWAHPRVQRLLQRLAAWRRRYLRCGERPERLEEIPLLALERATSRD; encoded by the coding sequence ATGGAGGACGCGCGGCCCGGGTGGCCCCGGCGCGGTGGCGGGGGCGCGCAGCACGGGCCGGCGGAGGGGTCGGCGCGCCTGAAGCGCGGGGACGCGGACGACGGCGGCGCGGGCTGCTGGTGCTGGAGGCGGCTGTTCCGGCGCGGCGCGGCCCGCGGCTGGCGCAGGAAGGCCAAGCGCGCGCGCGGCCGGGCGGTCTCGGAGCGCGGCCTGTGGGCCCATCCGCGCGTGCAGAGGCTGCTGCAGCGGCTGGCGGCCTGGAGGCGGCGCTACCTGCGGTGCGGGGAGCGGCCCGAGCGGCTGGAGGAGATCCCGCTGCTGGCGCTGGAGCGCGCGACCAGCCGAGACTAG